Genomic window (Pyrus communis chromosome 13, drPyrComm1.1, whole genome shotgun sequence):
AGGTGGAAATATAAGGTGATTCTGAGTTAGTGATTAATCAGCTGAAATAAGATTACAAGTGCAGACATCTCACAATGGCAGGTTATTAATTGGCAGCTACTCAGTTGCTAAATTATTGGGGCACTGAAGTATCAATCAATCATGTCTCCAAAGAAGCAAATTTAATTGCCAATGAGATGGCACAGATGGCTTCTGGAGCATAGATTCAAGAAATAAGGTTTAAGGTGAATGTAAAGGCATAGAGAAGAAATCTCCCTTCTATCTTTGAAATAGGGCTCAGCCTAGATATAATGACTAAGGAACCTGAGATAGAAGGCTAGAGAACACCCATTATTCAGTACTTAAAACATCGTTATTCCCCCACAAGTAAGAAGATTAGGCAGCAAGCAACTAAGTTTATCAtgtgggacaaaacttttctaaGAAAAACTCCAGATGTGCTTTTGTTGAAATGCCTAGGCCTAGAAGAATCAATGAGAGTGATGGCTAAAGTACATGAGGACATTTGTAGGGCACATCAAGCTAGAACTAAGATGAGGGTGTTGCTAAGAAGGTATGGCTACTTTTGGCCCAACATGGAAAAGGTTGTAAAGCTTATTCTAGAGGATGTGAAGATTGTCAAAAGCATAGACCTCTCCAACACATACCCTCAATATACTTAAATCCAATAATGAAGCCTCGACCCTGCAGAGGGTAGGCGATGGACTTCATCGGGCAAATATATCCAGCTTCTAGTAAGGGGCATACCTTCATAATTGTGGCAATGTCTTTACTAAGTCGGTAGAAGCTTCAGTTGTGAAGACCATTAATTCAACTACAGTGAGGAAGTTCATTGAGACCAAGATCTTACACAGATATGGGGTGCCCGAGACAATTGTCATAGACAGAGGACCATATTTTATCTCAAAAGAAGTACAAGAGTTTGCggacaaattcaaataaagatCATCCAATCTAGCCCTTATTATCCCCAATCCAATGGTCAGGCAGAAGCTAGCAATAAGATCTTGGTGAATATCATTAAGAGGATGGTAGCAGACAGCCCAGAAAGATGGCATGAAAAGTTGAAGGATACTCATTGGGCTTACAGAACCTCAAAGATAGCAGGAACTGGGACCACCCCTTATGCATTAACTTTCGGGCATAATGTTGTACTCCCTATGGAAATCAATATGAGTTCTGTAAGGCTTCAAAACCAATTTGGTCTACATAGTGAGGAATATATCCAGGCCATGTGTCAAGGGATTGAAAACTTGGATATAGCCTAATTGAAGTCTTGAACAAGATCCAGGAAGGAAAAAGGGTTGTTGCCTGAGCATACAATAGgaaagtgaaattgaaaattttcaaggaaTGAGAGTTGGTATGGAAGACAGTTTTATCCTTGGGAACTCAAGTTAGAGGTTTTGGGAAGTAGAGTCCCATTTGGGAAGACCCTTTTATCATCAACAAAATGTTAGATAGAGGAGGATATTACTTGGCAGATTTAGAAGGAAGATTGCAAAGACATCCAATtgatgctaagtttttaaagaagtatcACCCAATTTTGTGGAATGTTCGATATTGTTACATTGATGCAGTTTAAACACTGGAAGATATGTGggattcttttatttatttatttaaaacagTTAGGTATAAATGGACAAGTAATAAGTAAAGAGATAAGtgttcatttcatttcattaaaaGAAGGTTACAAAAAATCCTAGCCTGACAAATTGACATCCCTAGCTAAGGCAGCTGTTCTAGAATAGTAAGTTTGCAtaatagtgaaaatattgcaTGACTCTTCCAAAGCAATGTTGCTATTAGCCAGTTGGGCCTTGGAGTCCTCCACTTCAAGATTGACCTTCTTTACCTCTTTGATCTTCTGATATAACTTGCTTGAGAAGGTCATCTGCTCATCCTTCAATGCAAAGAGTTGCTCCTCCAACTTTTGGATTTCAGATGTCACCACCATGTTCCTCTCTTCCATGGTTGAGCCCTCTTCCACTAGCCACTGCAAGGAGCTGGAAATTCTGCTATGCTTCTCCTTGTAGCACTTCACTCGATTTGCTTGCCTTTATGCTCCAAGGTGTTAATCCCTTAAAGCCCTCAAGTTCTCGAAGAAGGAAATGAATGACTCACCCTTGACATTTGTTGAGCCTTGTACAACTCAGTGAGtgctttctcagcttcttgGAGTACCTTGAGACTGAAAGAAGTAGTGAAGTCCCTCTGCATCCATTCCTTGAAGACTCGGTGTAGATCCTAAAGATGTTGAGGCTTAGATGAGCGCTTTAGAGACTTCAGCTTTGTCCTGATTTGCCCGAACTTTCTTACTAGTTCGGGGCAAAAAGATCGTGGCTGAAATAGATGCAAGAAGTGGAGGCATTACTCCAACTCCCCCAAAGGTagattcaataaaaataaaggaagGCTCTGGGGCAGTAGCAGCTTTTTTGGGCCTAAGGATGGGGATCCTTATGACTCCAGAGGCCTTAGGAGGCCAAGAGAGGACCACCTTGTGCACTGTAGGCTGGGGAGACTTGCCTGAGCCCTCACATAGAGCCTGTtttaaaccaagaaaaaagtGAGTAAGAGGATTGTTTTACACTTAAACTGGAGAAAAAGCAGAAGTGAAAAGACTTGTATACCTAAGTTGAACCTTGAGTTTTATGAGAATGGAACTCTGATGGTGCGCTGCTTTGGAAGAAGCAGGCAGGCTGACCTGAGAAAAAGCTAGGGGAGCCTTGGGGCTAGTTACCTTTGAGACAATAGGTATCTTAAGAACTATAGGCTCCCTGAAAGCTGGTGGTGGCTGGTGTGTTGTCTCGTGCACTGGAGAAGATTGGCAAAAGCAATACACAAAGTAAAAGTTACTTAAGAAACTTGAAGAGAAGGTTAAATAAGGGCTTAAGAATAAGAATATTACTAAAGTACTGTCATCCTCCACGTAATGAAGCATCTCCCCAGTTATTGGATTAAACTAGGAAGTGGGAGTGACCATCATAGGATGAGGAATGGAGGAAGAAGTAGGGGTTGAGGTTTGCCCGACTTGAGGTGTAGAGGTGCCACCCCTTGCCTGGAAAATAACTAAAGTGTTTGTTAGCATTTGAAAACTTAGAAAACACAAAACTTAACCAATGTTGAGAGAAGAGATTGTACATCTGAGGGCTTGGCCTAAAAATGAGAAGAACGCATCGATCGAGCTAGAGGATTAGAAGGCTTAAGCTGGGAGGTTCCCTCTGCTCTGGTATCCTATTCAAAGAAAACAGCAAGGACTCAGAAAGAGTGGTGAAGAGTAAGAAGTTCAACATCAATTTAGTACTCAAAGGTTGATAAGGTATAACTTCAACTCCTCAAGGATCTTAGCGAGGACCTCCTTGTCTTCTTGTTGCACCTCTGCACCCGACTGCCCCTCTCTGGGAGTAGGGGCAAGTTTCTTAGTAGCTAGAGGCCCTCATAACGAAAGAGATGAGGGATTAGTTCAAAACTCCAAGGAATCAGGTTTAGAGGGAAGAAACCAAATCTAGATACTAGCAACTTTATGTTTCTTCATGCCCACTTCGATTGGATGGACAGAGGAAGGTTTAGAGGAGGTTTGAGACCTAGTTCTCTTCTTGGTGGGACTAGTTCTCAAGCCAAGCAAGACTAGTTGAGCTTGAGGCCTCTCCTCGGGCTCAGATTCTGAAGACTCCACCACGGTCGCCCTTGCTCGACGAGGAGCCCTTGTCTCCACTTTAGGCCTAGCCTCGGCCTCTGGCTCACTAAAGAGCTCAGAGATGTCTCCAGCATCCCCAGTAGATTGGTTGGACCCTACTCTTTGCCTTTCTACCTCAGTAGCAGCTTCTTGGGGGCCATGGTTGATTTCGAAAGGAAATAAATGAAGTTGATTGGAGGTGATTGAAGACAGCGAGCAAGAAAAGACTGAGAATGCAAGAGGGTCGAGAATTCTGGAAATTCAGATAGATGGGTTTGCTGGAAGTGACGGCCGATGAAATTTGAATGAAGGTTATTTAACGGGCAGTTAGTTAACATTAGAGATCGTGGGTTAATGCAAAGGTTTATTCGAAAACGGTTGAAAATGGCATGAGTCTTGAGTTAAAGTAAGTAGTTAATATTTAATCATTATTAATGTCTTGGTTAACAGACTTAACAATGATTAAAGAGGGCACTATTTGGTTTAATATTTAATACTGGGATTTGTAGTAATGAAGGCTCAAAGGCGCCAAAGCAAATGAGGACTTGCCCGAGTCCAGTCGATAGGCTCGAAGCAAATCGAAGTCATTTCAGCTAAGGCATAGGCCACATGCCTATGATTGAAGTGATGGGTAACAGATAACACCTCACCACCAGCCAAAAAAGCATTTTTCAATGGCATGAATAAGTAAATAAGTGATCACTCACTCCCCTCTGAATGTTATTAGCTAAAGCAGAGCCAAGACAGTCGAGCCAAATTGTCTATAAAAGCTTAGAGGGGAGGGACACCAGAGACAAGTACACTCAACCAACCAATCAAaagacatacaaactctgctctcaagccaaTTCGTACCCAGAAAGCTGAACTTTGTCCAGATCTAGTCCCTTTTAGCTATAATTCCCTTATAgaaagccatcttttgtctagtgtaaaagctctgctaccttcctttagtgttgtagtatcgaaTCCCTCAAGTAAAACCTATTTACTTTCCATCCCTCTTAGCACCCAAACGTATGTAAACACAAGAGAAGTGgttgcaagaagttcaaccttgcccgacaaggttAAATCTTACCCGAGTCTCTTCTGTCTGTACATATATTTAGTAGATCTGTCGTTTAATGTACTTTCCTTCATGTATCTAAGTCATTTTCATCTGTTTTCTACTTAAGAGTTTCAATTGCATTCAAATCTGGTCAAGTTATTAAGCCTGGTTTTATTAAAGTGAACTTTGATCGAGAAAGTGGTTGGAAGGGCCCTGGACCCCCTTCATTTTGGAAACACAAAACTATGAATTAAAAGTCCttatttacaaggcaagaaaagaacttaatgcagacttaacccatctgtgacaatcctttgataaacAAGAAGTCTAAGTAACTTAGGGCGCAACTAATCAACTTAAATCACGTTAATCCAACAATCTGTTATACAAAGATAACAGTGGCACACTCAAAtctttgttagttttgattatgagtctcaaggcctacaccaaaGGCCCCACAAATGCATCTTTCAAACTAACTGTAAACTCATCTTACAGAACACCCAGTAGCAAGAACTTGCCCGATAGGCAAAAACGTGCCATTTCCTTGGGGAGCTATGCAAGGGACCAGTTCTAGAATCCTACCCGAACACCCTCCATCCCCAAAAAATTCCCATCCACCTCAGCCTCCACTGCTCCAATCCCACTTGCTTGGTATTATTAGCCATGGTTGTCGACTTTCCCTTTGTTTTCCTTCCAAGGCTCCAACCCACTTGCCTGCTTGCCATGGTTTTCATGGGATTTTAAAAGCCCCCAAATCCTTCCCTCCCAGGCGCCATGAGTTCTCTCTGCAACTCCCATCTCCTCTGTCTACAAGCAAGCAATGCCAAACCCCATAAACCTAGACCTGTAAACGGGTCGGGTTTAATGAGTTTGGGTTGGATTCGACCCGACCCGTTAATTTAACGGATCACCCGAACCCAACCCGTTAAGCTAACGGGTCATCCAAACCCAACCCGTTAATCTAATAAGTCCCCCGTTTCACCAATTTCACccgttaacatttttttttttttttaacatttcatCCAAACCAAAAAAAGGTAGGTGCTTTCAGTTGTTTTCTTCTGCTACCTCAAAACCCAAGTCTCCCTTGCAACCGACTCCATCACCGCCAACCAATCTCTCTCCGGTGATCAAAGCATTGTCTCCACCGGTGGGATTTTTCCTTACCCGGGCATTGAACTACAGCGTCAAGAATTGAATGACTCTCAAGCTGCCAGGCTTGCTTTAGAGTCCCTCGAAGCAGATGTTAAAAGGGCAAACAACTTGGTTGACAAGTATAAAAACCGAGCACGTTTCTACTTGCTTGTCAAGTGTCGGCACATTGTCAAGGAGGTACAAGACGTTACCAGGGACATCGGAAGGTCTTTGGCTGCTCTGTCCGTTGCAAACACCAACGTCTTATTGTGGATATCTGATCAGGTGAATAGGTTACAGAATGAAACGCAGAGAGTGGAAATTGAGGCCTCACAGTCTCAGCTCCAAGTTTTCGACAAGCTAAAACAAGGTCTTGATGATCAGACACTTGACCAAGGTTTTGCAAACGATATGCTTGCAGAAATAGCAATGGCAGTTGGGGTGCCAATAACTGGTGTTAACGGATGGTTAACGGGTTTCGCGGATTCACCCAAAATGATCCGTTATTTAACGGGTGATTAATGGGTTGACCTGTCAACCACCGGACTTGTTTAGCACTCACCCAAATACTAATTTTAACAGGTGAAGTTGGGTTGAAAATGTCAGGTGTACATAAACCTAACCTTTTGTCTCTATTCACACTCACCCCGAACGCAGCAAATATGATAACATGAAATTATGGTTTTGTCCACTGACCCAAGAAGCCCGAAAAGACATGAGAACGGTGGACCTACTGCACGGCGACCTCGACCTCAAAATTATCGAAGCCCGCTGCAACTTCGACATGTTCTCTGAGGACTTCCACCCCTGCTTCAACATGATGTAATTTTAATTCCTTAAAATGAATTCTAAGTCATCTTTGATTGTACATATTCTGAACAAAGATAGTCAACTTTACCCACATTAAATTGAGTCTTTGCTGGAGTGATCTAGGGTGACATATAGTTGTTGCTTATGTCGGTCCTTGGCCCTATGTCACTCTGATGTTTGTAGCTATGTTGGTCCTTTATGTGGGCTTTCCTGTTATACCTTGGCTTTTCCCTATTGTAATTTCAGTTTaccaaaatagaaagaaaaaatgaattataagtCCGGGTATGAATAAAATGGTTCAcgtgtcaaattttaaatagaaGTATCATAGTACCACCTAataatttaaggaaaactaatgaaaaaagcttgaaaactttgaattttaacgataaggacaaaataaatggtaaaatgaatagtatcaggcttgactttttagtgtaaaaaaatgatttttcgttaaagtgaataataccggaagcttttcgttaaagttctcaatAATTTATCCTCCTCATCATCCCCGCATCTCCACGCAGACtgatttctttctctcttttctcctcctcttcctcctttttctgTCTCTAACTGCACCTAACACTCATCCTTTGAAGACAAACTCTTCAACCTCAGATTCAACATctccaattttatattttctcgcAAGGCTGTGCAGAAAATCGAATCTGCAGAGAGACAATCCGAAGGTGGTCTCGCCGGAGCTTTGCAGTAGGGGTAAGAGGGATGAGCCCATGAAGAAGGGACGGTTGATGTTTGACATTAAGCATAACCTCTTTTGCTGGGGAAGGATAAATTGGTAAATTACAAATAACCGCAATAACTTCAGTGGAAGGTGAAAAAAGAACACACTTCCTAGCACAAAGGATTATGGACTAACGGGATATTTCAGTCCTAATCAAACACTAACTGGGTTTTATGAGGTAGCCTCTCTCCACGCTTGTCacaatatcgcttgtataaaaaaaaaacacgacgTAGACAAAGTCCGGCGAGACTTCCAAGCCGTAGTAAAATGCATTAAAGCATGCCTTATTCTTCTCGTACGTAAATTTCACTACCCTATTCTTTTCAAAACTTGACCCACAATCTAGTTAGAGGCATACAAGTACAATATTACTATGCAAAACAAAAGCAAGGTATCCATACTCTTGTTCTTTTAACTTAGTTCTCAACTATGTTTAAACGAACCGTTGCCCGCATATTATACATGCCCATAAAATCTTATAGTACACAGAGTAAAATAATCAAGATTCGATCAAACTGTTTATATATGTCAGCTTCGGAATGAAAAGTAACAAACCTACCAACACGTCACCTACGATAGCGGTGTCGTTTGAAGTTGAAGTATACGTGCAAAATTCCACGTTCAAATGTGCATTTGAACCCCTTTTTGTGTGAGTATTCCCATTCTTTGTTTACTATCCGGAACGCCTGCAATCCAATTAGAAGAGCGACTAAGTAATTTCATCCTGAACAGGATCATAACCAACAAGATTCAATTACCAAATCAAGAAAACTTACAATGTCCTCGTAGGGTGGCCCTGCATGGAACCTTATAATGCATGTCTCACTGCTGTTGCCATCCTTCTCTATCGTATAATGTGGGGCCTTCGTCTTGTCAACAAGGTCCGGATAGAAGATGTTGAACTTGTATCCTTGCACAATCTTCGGAGGAGGGTTATCATGATCATAGTGAGTCTGATTGTACTTGTTCCACTCGTATCCAGTGTGAACACGGTTGAAATATTTCGGCTTTCTAGGTCGGTACTTGTCATGCCACCAGTATACCTACATCCACATTTATTTCATCAAATTCTGCATAAAGATCTGAGAGATGTGCCCCACTACAATTACATTTTTCCTTGAGTACAactgagggaaaaaaaaataaagtgcaAAAGAAGAGAATGGCCAAGATGAAGTACCTGTGAGTCAAGGTTCACTTCAGAACCCGTGCCAAGAACTGCGTCTCCTTCAACCATTTCTCCCATGAATTTCATGGCCTTCATCTCAAAATTATCTTCTGGTGGAGCTGGCTTTGATGTCATAGCTTCTTGAATCCGCCTCTGTTGTTCTTCTAACACAGCTACACGCTTCCTTTCCTGTTAACATAACACAAGACTCGTGCGGTTACACCAATGCACTTGTGCAAAGAAATCTTACCAGTATTAGGACCTGAATATTACCAGTATAGCCCTGTCCTCTTCAGGGTCGACTACTTCCTCATTTTCATCTCCATGCAACAGCTCTGGTGAAAATGACCCAGCCTCTTCCTCAGCCACATGAATCTCATCCTCCATGGGTTCTGGAGAAAATGCTTGTGCATCtacatacaaaaatatattagcAACCCGTATTTGTAATAAAATCATAAACCCACAGGTCACAAGTGTGCATACCGTTGACATCAGACTCACTCTCCTCCTCTTCAGGCTGTGAATCATGAACCCTATCCAAGTTCTTTTCACCATCCTCCCGTTTCTGAAGCCGTTGCAAATGCTTGTGCAACATTTTAGCATGGATTTCTTTCAAACAAGCCTGTATTGGATGGAATTAAATAATGAGTCCAAACACTATATCCAATATAAAGTTGAAAGACATTAAAGAATGTAAGGCTAAAGTACCTTGGCCTTGAATATATGGAGGCGTGTGAGAACAGCCTCCCAATACTCAACAACCTTGGCTGTTCCAGAACGCATTTCTGACTCAATTTTGGACTGTAATTCCTCTAATTCCCTGAAAGTCTTTCCTTCCAAGAGGTTCTTGACATCTGCTTCAACGCTAGTATGCAAGCCTCTTTGTTCCGCAAGCAACTCAGCAGGAGGTTCCTCTCCACGAACCTTAGCTCGATCTATTGCATCTTTTTTCCGACCTTCAGCTAGCTCCCAATCACAAACCACTAAAAGTGCCTGTCAAATTGTATATTAGGATACAGTCCCAAAACAAATTTTGCTTTTAATGTATAACTATTTAGGCACTATCTACATTAAATTACTAAATGTTTAGGCAATTAAATGAAGTCCAACTAATTATAACTATTGTTTGCAGCTGGCAAAGTTGCAACTTCACATGCCTTTGATTCTCTGATTAGCTCGTTGGGTACAGCTAACTCACTCTAGACAACCCAAAGgacaaaaaaaacattgaataaaaagaaaaataaccaaataaAGGAGCATCATTACTGCTATATTTGTTAAAGCCTCCAACCACATcgataatacaaaatattgagGCAAGCAAACCATATCATAAAACAGGAGACACTAACTAATTAGCATAGCTTGATTAATCTGAAGCACTCATATCTGGAGGTAAAGTATCCATAAGAAACATTGTAAGAGGTAGAAATGCactaaaaggaaaagaaagaaaataataccTCCCAGTACTTCACATGTGTTTCTGTTGCCCTGTCCAAATCAAGGTGCATTTTGATGTCATCTCGAAGCTCTTCCATTTCCTTTACAGTCAATCCCTGCATTGTACATGTCAAATGCCAAATGTGAATTATGATTCAAACAGTTCAATCTATGTCATTATTATGTTTACTAATGCACACAACACCAAATTACAACATTGAAACAGAAGACACTGGACATTAAATAGAGATAAACATTTGATTTGAAATGGCAAAGCCAATGCTTGTTTCATGTGTTCAACTTTATAACATCTGTCTCGAGATGGAGAACTGAAAGAAAGTAATAATTTcctaaatattgaaaaaataaaatagaaattgaTGGTCCAGGCTACTATTGCAAGAATTAAGACTCTTGCTACTTGAGAGCTCTAATTAAGAACCAAGTCGATCAACAAGAACAGAAACCAAGCCCTTCCAGATAACCCATCCCCACCCACACAAGCGTACAGACACACACACGCGCATCTAAAAGTCATGGAAAGAAACATTCATTAACTCTCTTTCTATCTCCACTCATTGCACAGGAAAGGTGCCTAATAATTTCCATACAAAATAGAAATGAGAAGCAACTAAATTGCTGTgaagattaaataaatttttgtgAAAGTATGCACAAGTCTCCCAGGAATATTTACCATGAAGACCATATATGGCTCGTCTATCTCAATCTCAAAGTCATCTGAGCCATTCAGATGTTTAGACAGTACATCAATTGGCTTAATACGCCCTTCACGCAATCTGATCTCTGACCTGACTTTGCTTTGGTCGAAGTGGAACTGTACGTAGAACATGTTGATTATCAAATTGACAGGTAAAACAAAATCTCAACACGTTCATGTAAGCTAGAgcattggaaaagaaaaatgcaagtTCAACGCAAAAATCGGCAAGAATAGGAATTTATTGATTGAATTCAGCACCAcacctcttcttcttttttctcccaGTCTTGGAACTCAGCCCGAGCACGTTCTCTGGCTAGCAGTGCCTGCAGAAAGAAATCAACTTTACTTAACCGAAAAGCAATGCTAGACTGATTAGGAAAAGGAGAAACTACAGAACTAAAAGTATCATTTCCAATGGGAAAATGCATTCAGATTTTACCCCAAGAGGtgtgtttggaagtgtttttaaatgaatgaaagcgcttttgatgaaaatgcttttggaatacttttggaaccaatccttattaaaaatgcaagtgaatcctgGAAAAGCATTTTGGAGTGTTACCTGCAAGAAGCACACTGGTGCTTCTTCCAAAATGCACCTCAAGTGCTTTCGGaacccaaaaacactttcaccaaaagcactttacgtcattttaaaagcacttccaaacatgCCCAAGATCTTCAATGAAAAAATATAAGCCATACCAGGTAATAAACTTACCATTTCTTCCTCATGTTGTGCTTTCTCAAGTGCCCTTTCTTCCCTTCTTTTCTTGACCTTTTCAATCTCTGCCTGAAGGATGAGTTtgtaataaatatattaaaattctAAAGATGAAAACTGAACAACTGTAAATTACTGAGGCTAAAAATCCCATGTTTTAATCATAGAACTCATTTATTTTGCAACCCCAGGGCCGCAAGATGGCCTCTGAAGAGAAATTGGTCTTGTGATATATTAAATAGTTGTAACAAAACCTAAGTGGTATGTTTATCTTCCTATTTAGCTAACTTCTGCAGAACATCCTCCATGAAAAAACTTCTTTAGCACATGGGTTACTGGATAATTGGATGGTTTCTatactcttcttgttcttcatcCTAGCTAAGCAGGAGCTCCATCAAAAGTAATTTAGCAGGCTGGTAACTGGATGTAAATGGTTTCCTAGAGTCTTAATCTCTTGTCTCTGCAGTCAATAAAGTACAAATGTAGAGACAATGAAACAGAACTGCCAACCCACCTAACTTTCGTCATGGCCAAGGCACAGGATTAATCTATTTGGAATACAATACATAGTACGTGTGCAGTATACAGTTACCTAAGAGAGAGTAAACTTGAGAAAAAGAATGAGCCTTAGTCTCAGTGTAGGGTTTAGTTCCCTTTGCATTCTTAGCGATTTCAAATGCCTCTCTTGCCTATTAATTATCCTAAAAGGTTTATCGAGATATCAAAATGATTATGAACTAGTAAATTCCTTTTCTATCTGCATCCAATCCTAAGTGAGGACTCAGGATTATGTTCCGTTCTAATATAATAGAAAGAACTGTCAATTTGTGATACAATTTAGAAGTTTCCATGGGAGGTATCGGGAAGAATTGGAATGTAATAACAACGATCTACATAGATCCATTTATATGGATGCAGAAAAAGGCTCTCAGTCTCTATTTGTACAATGTCAACAAACTTCAGCAGCTAAGCTTGTTACTCCATGTAATCCATCTTGTAGTAACAACTAATGCTGATTCCAGTAACTTATAAGATAAAATCGAATTTTTTGGTCATGAATTTCAATTGAATTCTCCAGGGATTTTCCAACAACAGAATAAAATTATTTCCAGACTCATGAACTTCTATACTGAGCATATTCTCTAACTTATGTATCTGACATTTTAACTGATTGGAACTAAAAGTCCAATAATATATAAACCCCTGTTTAAGACTAATAATTCCATAACCACAAGGAATAGAACACAACAATTAGAAAAGTAACAAAAGAGAAGTAATTTTGGGCTAGAATTATGTACCATTCTTTCTCTCTGTCTTTTTCTCTCAGCCTTAACTGAAAACTCGTCAAGCGGAACACCATGTGACACATCACGCTCAATCTTCTTTCGCCATACAAACCTGAATATGGCACAGTGTaaagttacaaaaacaaaaacaaaaaaaaaacaaaaaagcttACAATCCATAAGCATATCCTAacgaaacatatatatatatatgtcagcCACCACATACCAGATAGATAGTTGAGCCAATGAGATATGCTAATAAGACTACGAAACTATAGctgtactaaaaaaatattcaaatctgAAATTTACTAAATACAACCAACTATAATGAGAACATAAAAAAAGGAGCAAAACACCCTGTAACAAATGAATGGCCTATGCTTCTAGCAAAATGTAAACAGTTACGTTTCAGCATAAACGCTCTTCCTCGTCCTTTGAGGTTAACCATATTCAACACTCATAATTGACCATATTATAAATGAATGCTTTCCACGATTGGTACGCATAAGCATTCAATAACCTATTGCTTCACAAAGCCAACTAATTTCGCAATAGCGTGTCCAAATGTGCTCTATAACCCAACATCGAATACCGAACCCAATGTAACCAACGAATAGAGTctaaaacccacaaaaattaataaaaacttacATCTCATTGAGATTGGAATCGCCAAAGGGATTCGAATCATTCGAGTAACCCGAAACCGTTTTTGATTTTATCTTCTTGGCTACTCGAGCTGCCTACTCAATCAAAACCA
Coding sequences:
- the LOC137712719 gene encoding splicing factor Cactin, with the translated sequence MGSHGRSSRRKEAPSSSSKSRRRRRSDESDSASYTESDDSDSHDSSPARSSRKRKERSSRRKSSRRKDSDDESYDSDESEERDRKTKRSSKNVTEEQIAEYLAKKAQKKAARVAKKIKSKTVSGYSNDSNPFGDSNLNEMFVWRKKIERDVSHGVPLDEFSVKAERKRQRERMAEIEKVKKRREERALEKAQHEEEMALLARERARAEFQDWEKKEEEFHFDQSKVRSEIRLREGRIKPIDVLSKHLNGSDDFEIEIDEPYMVFMGLTVKEMEELRDDIKMHLDLDRATETHVKYWEALLVVCDWELAEGRKKDAIDRAKVRGEEPPAELLAEQRGLHTSVEADVKNLLEGKTFRELEELQSKIESEMRSGTAKVVEYWEAVLTRLHIFKAKACLKEIHAKMLHKHLQRLQKREDGEKNLDRVHDSQPEEEESESDVNDAQAFSPEPMEDEIHVAEEEAGSFSPELLHGDENEEVVDPEEDRAILERKRVAVLEEQQRRIQEAMTSKPAPPEDNFEMKAMKFMGEMVEGDAVLGTGSEVNLDSQVYWWHDKYRPRKPKYFNRVHTGYEWNKYNQTHYDHDNPPPKIVQGYKFNIFYPDLVDKTKAPHYTIEKDGNSSETCIIRFHAGPPYEDIAFRIVNKEWEYSHKKGFKCTFERGILHVYFNFKRHRYRR